In Amia ocellicauda isolate fAmiCal2 chromosome 5, fAmiCal2.hap1, whole genome shotgun sequence, a genomic segment contains:
- the LOC136749033 gene encoding pendrin-like translates to MKTKELSKQVRDKIVEKYRSGLGYKNFEHPTELPREGRPPKLTDQLQFSLYNEKWLRVIEVEARNSQLCVCAPCPEGLSGLARPAASLSLTTQRLGAAQTPCEERQREKRITARQVPDWKTLLWNAVMALPHAEYRYVVARRVYNKPAFDSEHHRKARVSRTLRQKLVAKCDFSKKRAFQITKGFLPILDWLPQYRIKEWLLSDIISGVSTGLVCTLQGLAFALLAAVPPKYGLYSAFFPILTYSIMGTSKHMSVGPFTVTSLMVGSVVLTMAPDQNFMIASNSTSINGTVIDTAARDAYRVMVAGTMTFLIGLFQLGMGVLQIGFLVRYLSDPLVGGFTTAAAFEVLVSQLKLVLAVPIHNYDGVLSMIYVSVFPRQTDT, encoded by the exons atgaagaccaaggagctctccaaacaggtcagagATAAaattgtggagaagtacagatcagggttgggttataaaaactttgaacatcccacggagctGCCAAGAGAAggccgcccaccaaaactcacggaccag TTGCAGTTCTCACTATACAATGAAAAGTGGCTGAGGGTGATTGAGGTTGAAGCCCGTAACTCGCAGCTCTGTGTCTGCGCACCGTGTCCAGAGGGACTCAGTGGACTCGCCCGTCCGGCGGCGTCTCTGTCACTGACGACACAGCGGCTTGGAGCCGCGCAGACTCCCTGCGAGGAGCGGCAGCGCG AAAAGAGGATAACTGCACGCCAGGTCCCAGACTGGAAAACACTCCTCTGGAATGCAG TGATGGCTCTTCCTCATGCTGAGTACCGTTACGTCGTGGCTCGACGCGTTTATAACAAACCTGCTTTCGACAGCGAGCACCACAGAAAAGCGCGGGTTTCCAGGACTTTGCGGCAGAAATTAGTGGCAAAATGCGA CTTCTCCAAGAAAAGGGCCTTTCAGATCACAAAGGGTTTCCTTCCCATTTTGGACTGGCTGCCTCAGTACAGAATAAAGGAATGGCTGCTCAGTGACATCATCTCTGGAGTCAGCACTGGACTGGTGTGTACTTTGCAGG GATTGGCTTTTGCCTTGCTGGCCGCTGTCCCACCCAAATATGGCCTTTACTCTGCATTTTTCCCTATTTTGACCTATTCCATTATGGGAACCTCAAAACATATGTCTGTAG GCCCCTTTACAGTGACCTCTTTGATGGTGGGGTCAGTGGTCTTGACAATGGCTCCAGATCAGAACTTTATGATAGCTTCTAATAGCACAAGTATCAATGGAACCGTAATTGACACAGCTGCCAGAGATGCATACCGGGTTATGGTGGCTGGCACTATGACCTTCCTGATTGGTTTATTTCag CTGGGCATGGGAGTACTCCAGATAGGGTTTCTGGTACGATACCTCTCTGACCCCTTGGTGGGGGGCTTCACTACTGCGGCAGCCTTCGAAGTCCTTGTCTCTCAACTAAAACTAGTTCTTGCAGTGCCAATACACAACTATGATGGAGTTCTTTCAATGATATATGTAAGTGTTTTCCCGAGGCAAACTGACACATGA